One uncultured Alphaproteobacteria bacterium genomic region harbors:
- the cobT gene encoding Nicotinate-nucleotide--dimethylbenzimidazole phosphoribosyltransferase, giving the protein MVKALIVSSLDDVRALVAAMPGPDEAAADAARTREANLTKPPGSLGRIEEFAEWLSAWQGHHPPEMKHPHAAVFCANHGVARLGVSAFPMEVTAQMHANYLAGGAGFNAMCKAMDVPYDVHAIEIDTPTADFTEGPAMTEPELVAAIGVGLRAVPADASVFCPGEMGIGNTASAAALLCALYGGDAAEWTGAGSGVVGADLARKVEVVRQGVALHTADAPDPLEILRRLGGRELAAMLGAILAARHLRVPVLIDGFLCSAAGAILAAMRADALDHCRFSHASAEPGHARLMAKLGGKPILHLDMRLGEATGAVLASGILRTAVAVHTELLTFEEARVTRNHPVS; this is encoded by the coding sequence ATGGTGAAGGCCCTGATCGTCTCATCTCTGGACGACGTGCGCGCCCTGGTCGCGGCCATGCCCGGCCCCGACGAAGCCGCCGCCGACGCCGCGCGCACCCGCGAGGCGAACCTCACCAAGCCGCCGGGCTCCCTCGGGCGGATCGAGGAATTCGCGGAGTGGCTGTCCGCCTGGCAGGGTCATCACCCGCCCGAAATGAAGCACCCGCACGCCGCGGTGTTCTGCGCCAACCACGGCGTCGCGCGGCTCGGCGTCTCCGCCTTCCCGATGGAGGTGACCGCGCAGATGCACGCCAACTATCTGGCGGGCGGCGCGGGCTTCAACGCGATGTGCAAGGCGATGGACGTGCCCTACGACGTCCACGCGATCGAAATCGACACCCCGACCGCCGACTTCACCGAAGGCCCGGCGATGACCGAACCGGAACTGGTGGCGGCGATCGGCGTCGGCCTGCGCGCGGTGCCGGCGGACGCCAGCGTGTTCTGCCCCGGCGAGATGGGCATCGGCAACACCGCCTCGGCGGCCGCGCTCCTGTGCGCGCTCTACGGCGGCGACGCGGCGGAGTGGACCGGCGCGGGCTCGGGCGTCGTGGGCGCGGATCTTGCCCGCAAGGTCGAGGTGGTGCGCCAGGGGGTGGCGCTGCACACCGCCGACGCCCCCGATCCGCTCGAAATCCTCCGCCGCCTCGGCGGCCGCGAACTGGCGGCGATGCTGGGCGCGATCCTCGCCGCGCGCCACTTGCGGGTGCCGGTGCTGATCGACGGCTTCCTCTGCTCCGCCGCGGGCGCGATTCTCGCGGCGATGCGGGCCGACGCGCTCGACCACTGCCGCTTCTCCCACGCCTCCGCCGAACCGGGCCACGCGCGGCTGATGGCGAAGCTCGGCGGCAAGCCGATCCTCCACCTCGACATGCGCCTCGGCGAGGCGACCGGCGCGGTGCTCGCCTCGGGCATCCTGCGCACCGCCGTCGCCGTCCACACCGAGCTCCTCACCTTCGAGGAAGCTCGCGTCACCCGCAATCATCCGGTGTCCTGA
- a CDS encoding putative phosphoglycerate mutase (Evidence 3 : Function proposed based on presence of conserved amino acid motif, structural feature or limited homology) has protein sequence MGRGLAVKLNGRKTRWWWVRHAPVPVAGRIVYGRHDVACDCSDSAVFAAQARHLPAGAVVLTSGLSRARLTLAALAEQGFAFDPSTVLTEPAFEERYFGDWEGLTWEEIEAAEPGAPQAFFDDPYRYRPAGGGENTFDHAARVGAAVARISREFPGRDIVAVAHAGSIRAQIANVLDLPHAAAQRLDVDFVSITRIDHYHDDLEGIARVGAVNVLHV, from the coding sequence ATGGGCAGGGGACTCGCGGTGAAGCTGAACGGCAGAAAGACCCGCTGGTGGTGGGTGCGTCACGCGCCGGTGCCGGTGGCGGGCAGGATCGTCTACGGCCGACACGACGTCGCCTGCGACTGCTCGGATTCGGCGGTGTTCGCCGCCCAGGCGCGCCACCTGCCCGCGGGCGCGGTGGTGCTCACCAGCGGCCTGTCGCGCGCACGGCTGACGCTCGCGGCGCTCGCCGAGCAGGGCTTCGCCTTCGACCCGTCGACGGTGCTCACCGAGCCCGCGTTCGAGGAGCGCTACTTCGGCGACTGGGAAGGACTGACCTGGGAGGAGATCGAGGCCGCCGAGCCCGGCGCGCCCCAGGCGTTCTTCGACGACCCCTACCGGTATCGCCCGGCGGGCGGCGGCGAGAACACCTTCGACCATGCCGCCCGGGTCGGCGCGGCGGTGGCGCGCATCAGCCGCGAATTCCCCGGCCGGGATATCGTCGCGGTGGCGCACGCGGGCAGCATCCGCGCGCAGATCGCCAACGTTCTCGACCTGCCGCACGCCGCCGCGCAGCGGCTCGACGTCGATTTCGTCTCGATCACCCGCATCGACCACTATCACGACGACCTGGAAGGCATCGCCCGCGTCGGCGCGGTGAACGTGCTGCATGTTTGA
- a CDS encoding DnaJ-class molecular chaperone, giving the protein MPRLPEGIRLASKVSYTVPCAAWFRDAVTALAEARGVNAADLARSILLALPAAAVDAAPDPGEPGAGDRETVILKSGPAAGRPWRRKPRLQIRMAEGSSPARIRRALGLALALAEGRIDLAIDPKRPPEPRAPTVQDPAIAEALARLARTEEENHRLRATVAALAFTPLPGGIRCREEALHVLGFPPNVKPAFATVRSRFRALATIHHPDSPTGNHERMSQLNAALDFLRRIG; this is encoded by the coding sequence ATGCCGCGCTTGCCCGAGGGAATCCGATTGGCTTCAAAAGTTTCCTACACCGTGCCCTGCGCCGCGTGGTTCCGCGACGCGGTCACGGCGCTTGCCGAAGCGCGCGGCGTCAACGCCGCCGACCTCGCCCGCTCGATCCTTCTCGCCCTGCCCGCCGCCGCAGTCGACGCCGCGCCCGACCCCGGCGAGCCCGGAGCGGGCGACCGCGAAACCGTGATCCTGAAATCCGGCCCCGCCGCCGGGCGGCCCTGGCGCCGCAAGCCGAGGTTGCAAATCCGCATGGCCGAGGGCTCCAGCCCGGCCCGGATCCGCCGCGCCCTCGGACTCGCCCTCGCGCTTGCGGAGGGGCGCATCGACCTCGCCATCGACCCGAAACGACCCCCGGAGCCCCGTGCGCCGACGGTCCAGGACCCGGCGATCGCCGAAGCGCTCGCCCGTCTCGCCCGCACCGAGGAGGAAAATCACCGCCTCCGCGCCACCGTCGCCGCCCTCGCCTTCACCCCGCTGCCCGGCGGCATCCGCTGCCGCGAGGAAGCGCTCCACGTGCTCGGGTTTCCGCCCAACGTCAAACCCGCCTTCGCAACGGTCCGCTCCCGGTTTCGCGCCCTCGCCACCATCCACCACCCCGACAGCCCCACCGGCAATCACGAACGCATGAGCCAGCTCAACGCCGCCCTCGACTTCCTGCGCCGGATCGGATAG
- the cobO gene encoding Cob(I)yrinic acid a,c-diamide adenosyltransferase, whose translation MSEDDLNRRHADRMKARKAARDRMMTGKTVEKGLVIVHTGAGKGKTTAAIGMALRIVGHGGRVGILQFIKGSGNWDTAERRALESFGEQVAFRIMGEGFTWETQDRERDLAACAAAWEVARSWIAGGGFDMVILDELNIALRYDYLDLADVLATLAAKPADLHVVITGRNAPDALIAAADLVTEMTMVKHPFRAGVKAQAGVEF comes from the coding sequence ATGAGCGAAGACGATCTCAACCGCCGGCACGCCGACAGGATGAAGGCCCGCAAGGCCGCGCGCGACCGCATGATGACGGGCAAGACCGTCGAGAAGGGGCTCGTCATCGTCCATACCGGAGCCGGAAAGGGCAAGACCACCGCCGCCATCGGCATGGCGCTGCGCATCGTCGGCCACGGCGGCCGGGTTGGCATCCTCCAGTTCATCAAGGGCTCCGGCAATTGGGACACCGCCGAGCGCCGGGCACTCGAATCGTTCGGCGAGCAGGTCGCGTTCCGCATCATGGGCGAAGGCTTCACCTGGGAAACCCAGGACCGCGAACGCGACCTCGCCGCCTGCGCCGCCGCGTGGGAGGTCGCCAGATCCTGGATCGCCGGGGGCGGTTTCGACATGGTCATCCTCGACGAGCTCAACATCGCCCTGCGTTACGATTATCTCGACCTTGCCGACGTCCTCGCCACGCTCGCCGCCAAACCCGCCGACCTCCACGTCGTGATCACCGGCCGCAACGCCCCCGACGCGCTGATCGCGGCCGCCGACCTCGTCACCGAAATGACGATGGTCAAACACCCCTTCCGCGCGGGGGTCAAAGCCCAGGCGGGGGTGGAGTTCTGA
- the cobS gene encoding Cobalamin synthase has product MSRPAPSAPPSPASGLAAWCDDLLYAIIFLTRIPLPAGNAARTQPLATAMRTFPVAGGLIGGLGGLAFVAASALGAPHALAGALAIATTVAVTGALHEDGFADVCDGFGGGYERERKMEIMHDSLLGTYGATGLVLSLLIRVVAVGTLAPLDALAAMIAAGALGRGLIPVTMTLNFSARSDGVAASSGYPTEGSTWAAVLLALLIALLALGPGEGFLAFFVALAGIAGLAVLAKRHIGGYTGDVLGCGAQTVDILVLVLVAMLRAPV; this is encoded by the coding sequence ATGTCCCGCCCCGCTCCATCCGCGCCACCTTCGCCCGCCTCCGGCCTTGCCGCATGGTGCGACGATCTGCTGTACGCGATCATCTTCCTCACCCGGATTCCGCTGCCTGCGGGCAACGCCGCGCGCACCCAGCCGCTCGCCACCGCGATGCGCACCTTCCCGGTCGCCGGCGGGTTGATCGGCGGCCTGGGTGGGCTCGCGTTCGTCGCCGCGTCCGCTCTCGGCGCGCCGCACGCGCTCGCCGGGGCGCTCGCGATCGCGACGACGGTGGCGGTCACCGGCGCGCTGCACGAAGACGGCTTCGCCGACGTCTGCGACGGTTTCGGCGGCGGCTACGAGCGCGAGCGCAAGATGGAAATCATGCACGATTCGCTGCTCGGCACCTACGGCGCCACCGGACTGGTGCTGAGCCTCCTGATCCGCGTGGTCGCGGTCGGCACGCTCGCGCCGCTCGACGCGCTCGCCGCGATGATCGCCGCCGGAGCGCTCGGCCGCGGCCTGATTCCGGTGACGATGACGCTCAACTTCTCCGCCCGCTCGGACGGCGTCGCCGCCTCTTCGGGCTATCCCACCGAGGGCTCGACCTGGGCGGCGGTGCTGCTCGCCCTCCTGATCGCGCTGCTCGCCCTCGGACCGGGCGAGGGGTTCCTGGCGTTCTTCGTCGCCCTCGCCGGAATCGCCGGGCTCGCGGTACTGGCCAAACGTCACATCGGCGGCTATACCGGCGACGTGCTCGGGTGCGGCGCGCAAACCGTCGACATTCTGGTGCTGGTCCTGGTGGCGATGCTGCGCGCACCGGTGTGA
- the cobT gene encoding Nicotinate-nucleotide--dimethylbenzimidazole phosphoribosyltransferase, with product MLKTAAPQITSLDHLREILRRLPGPDEAARAAALAREPLLTKPKGSLGRLEEITAWLAAWQGRHPPVIDRPAAATFAGNHGVMKHRVSPCPVEVTWQQSKNFAEGGGSINAFCRSTGTEHKTYDIAIDSFTRDFLEGPAMDEDDFVAAFNVGMAAVEAGMSVFCPGEMGIGNTTPASAMAMAIYGGTAEQWTGYGAGAVGPIMERKIRVVAEGVAKHTADHPDAVEIARRLGGRELAAMAGATLSGRLQRVPVLLDGFPCTASVVFLEAFQPGALDHCRISHASAEVGHMMLTEKLKQRPLLHLGMRLGEGTGAVLAVHLLRAAVTCHAEMATFAEAAVARAER from the coding sequence ATGCTGAAGACCGCCGCGCCGCAGATCACCTCCCTCGACCACCTGCGCGAAATCCTCCGCCGCCTGCCCGGCCCCGACGAAGCCGCCCGCGCCGCCGCGCTCGCCCGCGAGCCGCTGCTCACCAAGCCGAAGGGCTCGCTCGGCCGCCTCGAGGAGATCACCGCCTGGCTCGCCGCCTGGCAGGGCCGCCACCCGCCGGTGATCGACCGCCCGGCCGCCGCCACCTTCGCCGGCAACCACGGCGTGATGAAGCATCGCGTCTCGCCCTGCCCGGTCGAGGTCACCTGGCAGCAGTCCAAGAACTTCGCCGAGGGCGGCGGCTCGATCAACGCCTTCTGCCGGTCCACCGGCACCGAGCACAAGACCTACGACATCGCCATCGACAGCTTCACCCGCGACTTCCTCGAAGGCCCGGCGATGGACGAGGACGACTTCGTCGCCGCGTTCAACGTCGGCATGGCGGCGGTCGAGGCCGGAATGAGCGTGTTCTGTCCCGGCGAGATGGGCATCGGCAACACCACCCCCGCCTCCGCCATGGCGATGGCGATCTACGGCGGCACCGCCGAGCAGTGGACCGGCTACGGCGCGGGCGCGGTCGGCCCGATCATGGAGCGCAAGATCCGCGTCGTCGCCGAAGGCGTGGCCAAGCACACCGCCGACCATCCGGACGCCGTCGAGATCGCCCGCCGCCTCGGCGGCCGCGAGCTTGCGGCGATGGCGGGCGCGACCCTTTCCGGCCGCCTGCAGCGCGTGCCGGTGCTGCTCGACGGCTTCCCCTGCACCGCCTCGGTGGTGTTCCTCGAAGCCTTCCAGCCCGGCGCCCTCGACCACTGCCGCATCTCCCACGCCTCCGCCGAGGTCGGCCACATGATGCTCACCGAAAAGCTCAAGCAGCGTCCGCTGCTCCACCTCGGCATGCGGCTCGGCGAAGGCACCGGCGCGGTCCTCGCCGTCCACCTGCTGCGTGCCGCCGTCACCTGCCACGCCGAAATGGCCACCTTCGCCGAGGCCGCCGTCGCCCGCGCCGAGCGGTAG
- the cobU gene encoding bifunctional cobinamide kinase and cobinamide phosphate guanylyltransferase (Evidence 2a : Function of homologous gene experimentally demonstrated in an other organism; Product type e : enzyme), protein MFESRPLPPLSLILGGARSGKSSLAEAWVAAEAERTGVRALYLATGRAWDDEMRARIDIHQSRRGDLWETVEEPLAVAELLPTLPPGRPILLDCLTLWLTNQMLEDRDPAAVSETLVAALARAPGPVVCVSNEVGLGLVPETPLGRAFRDEQGRLNQRVAAAAQRVVFTAAGLPLVLKGEA, encoded by the coding sequence ATGTTTGAGAGCCGCCCGCTTCCGCCCCTCAGTCTGATTCTCGGCGGCGCGCGCTCGGGCAAAAGCTCGCTGGCCGAAGCCTGGGTCGCGGCGGAGGCGGAACGAACCGGCGTGCGCGCGCTCTACCTCGCCACCGGCCGCGCCTGGGACGACGAAATGCGTGCGCGCATCGACATCCACCAGTCCCGCCGCGGCGACCTGTGGGAAACCGTCGAGGAACCGCTCGCCGTCGCCGAGCTGCTGCCGACCCTGCCGCCCGGGCGACCGATCCTGCTCGATTGCCTGACCCTCTGGCTCACCAACCAGATGCTCGAAGACCGCGATCCCGCCGCCGTGTCGGAAACGCTCGTCGCTGCGCTCGCCCGCGCTCCCGGGCCGGTGGTGTGCGTCTCCAACGAGGTCGGCCTCGGGCTCGTCCCCGAAACCCCGCTCGGACGCGCCTTCCGCGACGAACAGGGCCGCCTCAACCAGCGGGTCGCCGCCGCCGCGCAGCGCGTGGTGTTCACCGCCGCCGGGCTGCCCCTGGTCCTGAAAGGGGAAGCATGA